In Phocoena sinus isolate mPhoSin1 chromosome 10, mPhoSin1.pri, whole genome shotgun sequence, a single genomic region encodes these proteins:
- the TMCC3 gene encoding transmembrane and coiled-coil domain protein 3 isoform X1, translated as MPGSDTALTVDRTYSDPGRHHRCKSRVERHDMNTLSLPLNIRRGGSDTNLNFDVPDGILDFHKVKLSADSLKQKILKVTEQIRIEQTSRDGNVAEYLKLVSSADKQQAGRIKQVFEKKNQKSAQSIAQLQKKLEQYRRKLRELEQNGAPRSSKDIAKDNLKDIQSPLKDAQAKARTAPHSLESSKSGLPGVSLTPPVFVFSKSREFANLIRNKFGSADNIAHLRNSLEEFRPETSARAYGGSATIVNKPKYGSDDECSSGTSGSADSNGNQSFGAGGTGALDSQGKLTAILEELREIKDTQAQLAEDIEALKVQFKREYGFISQTLQEETYRYERLEDQLHDLTDLHQHETANLKQELASIEEKVAYQAHERSRDIQEALESCQTRISKLELHQQEQQALQTDTVNAKVLLGKCINVVLAFMTVILVCVSTIAKFISPMMKSRFHILGTFFAVTLLAIFCKNWDHILCAIERIIIPR; from the exons GTAGAACGTCATGACATGAATACCCTAAGCCTTCCCCTGAACATTCGCCGAGGCGGGTCGGACACCAACCTCAACTTTGATGTACCAGATGGCATCCTGGACTTCCACAAGGTCAAACTCAGCGCGGACAGTCTGAAGCAGAAAATTCTGAAGGTCACAGAGCAGATAAGAATCGAGCAAACGTCCCGCGATGGGAATGTCGCAGAGTATCTGAAACTAGTCAGCAGCGCAGACAAGCAGCAGGCTGGCCGCATCAAGCAGGTCTTTGAGAAGAAGAATCAGAAGTCGGCCCAATCCATTGCCCAGCTGCAGAAGAAGTTAGAGCAGTATCGCAGAAAGCTCCGGGAGCTCGAGCAGAACGGGGCCCCCAGGAGCTCAAAGGACATTGCCAAGGACAACCTGAAGGACATCCAGTCCCCTCTGAAGGATGCCCAGGCCAAGGCTCGCACCGCTCCCCACAGCCTGGAGAGCAGTAAGTCGGGCCTGCCGGGGGTGTCCCTCACCCCACCCGTGTTCGTCTTCAGCAAGTCCAGAGAGTTCGCCAACTTGATCCGGAATAAGTTTGGCAGTGCCGACAATATCGCTCACCTAAGAAACTCCTTGGAGGAGTTCCGGCCCGAGACCAGCGCCAGGGCCTACGGGGGCAGCGCCACCATCGTGAACAAGCCCAAGTACGGCAGCGACGACGAGTGCTCGAGCGGCACGTCAGGCTCCGCCGATAGCAACGGGAACCAGTCGTTTGGGGCCGGGGGTACTGGCGCGCTGGACAGCCAGGGCAAGCTCACGGCCATCCTGGAGGAGCTCAGGGAGATCAAGGACACCCAGGCGCAGCTGGCCGAGGACATCGAGGCGCTGAAGGTGCAGTTCAAGAGGGAGTATGGCTTCATCTCTCAGACCCTGCAAGAGGAGACATACAG GTACGAGCGACTGGAAGACCAGCTGCACGACCTCACGGACCTGCATCAGCACGAGACGGCCAACCTGAAGCAGGAGCTGGCCAGCATCGAGGAGAAGGTGGCCTACCAGGCCCACGAGCGGTCACGGGACATCCAG GAAGCCTTGGAGTCCTGCCAGACTCGCATTTCTAAGTTGGAGCTCCACCAGCAGGAGCAGCAAGCCCTGCAGACAGACACCGTGAACGCCAAGGTCCTCCTGGGGAAATGCATCAATGTGGTCCTGGCCTTCATGACTGTCATCTTGGTGTGTGTGTCCACCATCGCCAAGTTCATCTCGCCCATGATGAAAAGCCGCTTCCACATTCTCGGCACCTTCTTCGCTGTGACTCTCCTGGCAATATTCTGTAAAAACTGGGACCATATTCTGTGTGCCATAGAAAGGATAATAATACCAAGATGA
- the TMCC3 gene encoding transmembrane and coiled-coil domain protein 3 isoform X2, whose protein sequence is MRRVERHDMNTLSLPLNIRRGGSDTNLNFDVPDGILDFHKVKLSADSLKQKILKVTEQIRIEQTSRDGNVAEYLKLVSSADKQQAGRIKQVFEKKNQKSAQSIAQLQKKLEQYRRKLRELEQNGAPRSSKDIAKDNLKDIQSPLKDAQAKARTAPHSLESSKSGLPGVSLTPPVFVFSKSREFANLIRNKFGSADNIAHLRNSLEEFRPETSARAYGGSATIVNKPKYGSDDECSSGTSGSADSNGNQSFGAGGTGALDSQGKLTAILEELREIKDTQAQLAEDIEALKVQFKREYGFISQTLQEETYRYERLEDQLHDLTDLHQHETANLKQELASIEEKVAYQAHERSRDIQEALESCQTRISKLELHQQEQQALQTDTVNAKVLLGKCINVVLAFMTVILVCVSTIAKFISPMMKSRFHILGTFFAVTLLAIFCKNWDHILCAIERIIIPR, encoded by the exons GTAGAACGTCATGACATGAATACCCTAAGCCTTCCCCTGAACATTCGCCGAGGCGGGTCGGACACCAACCTCAACTTTGATGTACCAGATGGCATCCTGGACTTCCACAAGGTCAAACTCAGCGCGGACAGTCTGAAGCAGAAAATTCTGAAGGTCACAGAGCAGATAAGAATCGAGCAAACGTCCCGCGATGGGAATGTCGCAGAGTATCTGAAACTAGTCAGCAGCGCAGACAAGCAGCAGGCTGGCCGCATCAAGCAGGTCTTTGAGAAGAAGAATCAGAAGTCGGCCCAATCCATTGCCCAGCTGCAGAAGAAGTTAGAGCAGTATCGCAGAAAGCTCCGGGAGCTCGAGCAGAACGGGGCCCCCAGGAGCTCAAAGGACATTGCCAAGGACAACCTGAAGGACATCCAGTCCCCTCTGAAGGATGCCCAGGCCAAGGCTCGCACCGCTCCCCACAGCCTGGAGAGCAGTAAGTCGGGCCTGCCGGGGGTGTCCCTCACCCCACCCGTGTTCGTCTTCAGCAAGTCCAGAGAGTTCGCCAACTTGATCCGGAATAAGTTTGGCAGTGCCGACAATATCGCTCACCTAAGAAACTCCTTGGAGGAGTTCCGGCCCGAGACCAGCGCCAGGGCCTACGGGGGCAGCGCCACCATCGTGAACAAGCCCAAGTACGGCAGCGACGACGAGTGCTCGAGCGGCACGTCAGGCTCCGCCGATAGCAACGGGAACCAGTCGTTTGGGGCCGGGGGTACTGGCGCGCTGGACAGCCAGGGCAAGCTCACGGCCATCCTGGAGGAGCTCAGGGAGATCAAGGACACCCAGGCGCAGCTGGCCGAGGACATCGAGGCGCTGAAGGTGCAGTTCAAGAGGGAGTATGGCTTCATCTCTCAGACCCTGCAAGAGGAGACATACAG GTACGAGCGACTGGAAGACCAGCTGCACGACCTCACGGACCTGCATCAGCACGAGACGGCCAACCTGAAGCAGGAGCTGGCCAGCATCGAGGAGAAGGTGGCCTACCAGGCCCACGAGCGGTCACGGGACATCCAG GAAGCCTTGGAGTCCTGCCAGACTCGCATTTCTAAGTTGGAGCTCCACCAGCAGGAGCAGCAAGCCCTGCAGACAGACACCGTGAACGCCAAGGTCCTCCTGGGGAAATGCATCAATGTGGTCCTGGCCTTCATGACTGTCATCTTGGTGTGTGTGTCCACCATCGCCAAGTTCATCTCGCCCATGATGAAAAGCCGCTTCCACATTCTCGGCACCTTCTTCGCTGTGACTCTCCTGGCAATATTCTGTAAAAACTGGGACCATATTCTGTGTGCCATAGAAAGGATAATAATACCAAGATGA
- the TMCC3 gene encoding transmembrane and coiled-coil domain protein 3 isoform X3: protein MNTLSLPLNIRRGGSDTNLNFDVPDGILDFHKVKLSADSLKQKILKVTEQIRIEQTSRDGNVAEYLKLVSSADKQQAGRIKQVFEKKNQKSAQSIAQLQKKLEQYRRKLRELEQNGAPRSSKDIAKDNLKDIQSPLKDAQAKARTAPHSLESSKSGLPGVSLTPPVFVFSKSREFANLIRNKFGSADNIAHLRNSLEEFRPETSARAYGGSATIVNKPKYGSDDECSSGTSGSADSNGNQSFGAGGTGALDSQGKLTAILEELREIKDTQAQLAEDIEALKVQFKREYGFISQTLQEETYRYERLEDQLHDLTDLHQHETANLKQELASIEEKVAYQAHERSRDIQEALESCQTRISKLELHQQEQQALQTDTVNAKVLLGKCINVVLAFMTVILVCVSTIAKFISPMMKSRFHILGTFFAVTLLAIFCKNWDHILCAIERIIIPR from the exons ATGAATACCCTAAGCCTTCCCCTGAACATTCGCCGAGGCGGGTCGGACACCAACCTCAACTTTGATGTACCAGATGGCATCCTGGACTTCCACAAGGTCAAACTCAGCGCGGACAGTCTGAAGCAGAAAATTCTGAAGGTCACAGAGCAGATAAGAATCGAGCAAACGTCCCGCGATGGGAATGTCGCAGAGTATCTGAAACTAGTCAGCAGCGCAGACAAGCAGCAGGCTGGCCGCATCAAGCAGGTCTTTGAGAAGAAGAATCAGAAGTCGGCCCAATCCATTGCCCAGCTGCAGAAGAAGTTAGAGCAGTATCGCAGAAAGCTCCGGGAGCTCGAGCAGAACGGGGCCCCCAGGAGCTCAAAGGACATTGCCAAGGACAACCTGAAGGACATCCAGTCCCCTCTGAAGGATGCCCAGGCCAAGGCTCGCACCGCTCCCCACAGCCTGGAGAGCAGTAAGTCGGGCCTGCCGGGGGTGTCCCTCACCCCACCCGTGTTCGTCTTCAGCAAGTCCAGAGAGTTCGCCAACTTGATCCGGAATAAGTTTGGCAGTGCCGACAATATCGCTCACCTAAGAAACTCCTTGGAGGAGTTCCGGCCCGAGACCAGCGCCAGGGCCTACGGGGGCAGCGCCACCATCGTGAACAAGCCCAAGTACGGCAGCGACGACGAGTGCTCGAGCGGCACGTCAGGCTCCGCCGATAGCAACGGGAACCAGTCGTTTGGGGCCGGGGGTACTGGCGCGCTGGACAGCCAGGGCAAGCTCACGGCCATCCTGGAGGAGCTCAGGGAGATCAAGGACACCCAGGCGCAGCTGGCCGAGGACATCGAGGCGCTGAAGGTGCAGTTCAAGAGGGAGTATGGCTTCATCTCTCAGACCCTGCAAGAGGAGACATACAG GTACGAGCGACTGGAAGACCAGCTGCACGACCTCACGGACCTGCATCAGCACGAGACGGCCAACCTGAAGCAGGAGCTGGCCAGCATCGAGGAGAAGGTGGCCTACCAGGCCCACGAGCGGTCACGGGACATCCAG GAAGCCTTGGAGTCCTGCCAGACTCGCATTTCTAAGTTGGAGCTCCACCAGCAGGAGCAGCAAGCCCTGCAGACAGACACCGTGAACGCCAAGGTCCTCCTGGGGAAATGCATCAATGTGGTCCTGGCCTTCATGACTGTCATCTTGGTGTGTGTGTCCACCATCGCCAAGTTCATCTCGCCCATGATGAAAAGCCGCTTCCACATTCTCGGCACCTTCTTCGCTGTGACTCTCCTGGCAATATTCTGTAAAAACTGGGACCATATTCTGTGTGCCATAGAAAGGATAATAATACCAAGATGA